The DNA region CGGGTCGCCTAGGGACTGCCAAGAGCAGACAAACACTTCCCCTACACCTGTGTGATATATTTCTTCTAAAGTCTGCGTCCAGCGATCGCTATCTTCTGAATTTAAAACATCGTAGCGACCCATGACCTGAAATTCTTTCTTACTAACTAACTTTAAAATCAACTCGGCTCGTTCAGTATCTTCAGGACGACCCATTAAAGCAATCTTACGCCTTACTTTTCCTTCTTGACGAAGACTGGTAATAACTCCTTCCACTACCAAGCGACCTGTCAAAACCCAAATAATACTAAATAACCATGCTAGTAAGAAAGTCGAACGAGAAATAAATAACTCTGGTCGATACAAATAAGCGATCAGGACAAGAATCACTTGTGCTAAAGTTAAACTCTTAACTATCTTGAAAAAATGGCGACGGCTTTCCCTTTCGCCATACAGTCCTGATGAAGCTAAAGTAATTAAAGTTACTACTAAAATTGGCGGCAGGAATGGCGGTCCTTCGGCTGTTTTTCTAATTAGGTTAAAATCAACGCTTTCAAACCAAGGAACAATTGCTACTACTACCTTAGCCGCTTTCCAACTTAAGGAGATTAAAATCGCATCCAAAATCGCAAAGACTGCGATGCGGAACCAGGCAACCGCTACACCCCGACGAAGACTAACAGTTTTGGAAGCTCGCAGGTCTAAATTACCATATTCGGGTATCTGTTGCTTCGGCATTTTTGCTTTAGGTGGGTAATTAGACATCTTAGTTGGTATCAACCCATTTTTTTTTGAGGATCAGCTATTTGCAACTACAAGATACACCGCTCAATTATGTTACTTCTAGTATGTTATTTCTAGTTTACTAAAAAAAACCGAAAGCAAGCATTTAGCTAAACTTTACTTGACTAACGTCTCATTTTCAGGTAGCAAGATTTTTCCTGGTACTCAGACATTGGTTGCTATTGCTAATCATGACTTAGTCACCAGTTTTGCGAAAATAAGGTTAAATTAGCCAGAAATATCGCCTTTTTTCTTCGAGTCGTTGGTTTCGCTTTCAACTAACCAAGCTTTTGAGCAGAAACGCTTTTTCTCTATCGTGAGAGTCGATCTCGATCGCGAAAAGGGCTTTATTTCTTGCTGAAAAAATTAAGAAGCAACTTATTTTTGTTTTTCCCTCGAATTTTTCGTTGAGGCTGTAGCCATTTCGCGTCTTTTTTCTTCGCGAGCGAACTAGTAAATAATATTACTAAATGCTTAATTGTCAAGCTAATTGAAACAATTCGTTAATTACCGCTCACATGAACCACAATTTCGCGCTGATGAGAGTACTGTCGGTGTTCCCAAAGGTAAATTCCTTGCCAAGTTCCTAGGGTTAATCTACCGTGAGAAATAGGTATTTGTTCGCTAGTGTGAGTGAGAGCAGAACGAATATGAGCAGGCATATCGTCCGGTCCTTCAGCATTGTGAATATAGCGGCTGGGATCTTCAGGTACCAACTTAGCAAAAAAAGTTGCTAAATCTTTAAGAACGTCAGGGTCAGCATTTTCTTGAATTAATAAACTAGCAGAAGTATGGCGAATAAAAATTGTACACAAACCACTATTTACCCCTGAGTGAGCGACTACTGCCTCTACCTGACGAGTTATCTTCTGCAAAGACTTACCCTGAGTTTTAACTTTAATGATTTCTTGATAATGGTTCATATTTACTGTAAACAGTTTATTTACTCAACTTTATCAAATTCAACTTTTTCCCTTAATTGCCATCGCTGGAACAAAATAAGCTGCAACTACGTGCAGCATAATCAAATGAAGAAAAAAGTAGAGACGTTGCAAGCAACGTCTCTACTGGTAAATACAGGTAGGTGGTAGCTGCTTAACTAGCGTTCGATAATCTCTAATTGCACGGGCGCTACCCCAGAATTTAACATTCCGATCGCTCTAGCCGCACCAGCCGATAAATCAATCACGCGACCTCGGATGAACGGACCGCGATCGTTGATTCGGACAACTGCCGTCCGACCGTTATTCAGGTTGGTTACTCGGACCATCGTCCCAAAAGGTAAGCTACGGTGGGCTGCTGTCATGGCATTTTGGTTAAATCTTTCACCGCTAGCGCTGCGACGCCCGTGGAAACCTGGACCGTACCAAGATGCCATTCCTCGTTGAGATCCGGCTCGATTAATTGCTACTTGCCGTGTTGGAGTTTTGCGCTGGGGTTGCTGTTGGGGTAAACCAATTACTTCTCGTAATGGTGCCGCATTTCCCAGTAAACGACGCAGTCGGTTAGTTGCTTGTCGAGCATCTTCGGCGCGATCGCTAGTGGTATCTGGTAACATCGTTTTTTGGTCAAATGCAACTAGTTCTTCCTCTCCTACTTTGATGATGAATGAGTTGCGCTGTTCTTCCCAACTAACCACAATGGTTCGAGCATCGATATTGTCTTTGCTTAGTTGATTAATACGGGCGGCTAAACTTGTTGCTCGCCAGACGGGATCGTCTTGGGAAACATTTTTATAAGCAGAAGAGTTAGACGCGATTTCCTGGTTTCCTTCGTTGCTATATAGTGTCTGGGGAATTTCAACTTCTTCGACCAGTTTGCGATCTTCACTTCGTAGAGGTGTCGAACCAATAAACGTGATGACGGGAATTTGGTTAACGTAAACTGTCGCTGCTAGGTATCCCTGCCATTGATGGGTATAAACTTTGGTTGGTGAATTTTCGTTTTCGTCAGCTATTCTTCTGGATTGATACTCGGTAACTAGCACATCTGAGCTCGATTGAGGAGTTGAGTTAACAACTTCCAATGGTAACTTTGTTGCTAGTAAAGACTGCTCCTCTAAATCTGGATCTGCTCCTGGCTGCACTGGTGCAGTATGACCGGGTAAAGTTATACCAAAGGCGGTTGTTAGCAAGGCAGCCGTCAGGCTACTCCAAATTTTTTGATTCATACGTCCCTTATTCAAAATCTTTGGGAATAGTTTAGTTATTTGGTTGGTTGAGAAATTATTTAACTGCAACAGATTATCATGAAGTTTGAGATTTGGGATCGGGGTAATTACATTCTCATCTATCAATTTACAGATGCAGTCTGCTCTCAAATAACGCTATAATGGTATTTATGGCTTTTTCTCTCTTAAAAAAAATTAATAAAAAAATTTACAAAAATTTACAAACAATTAGAGATTGAGTTTAATGGTTATGGATTATCGCGAAGCCGGAGTAGACATTGAGGCGGGACGATCTTTTGTCGGCAAAATCCGCAGTTTGGTTGAAAGTACCCACAGAAGTGAGGTTTTAGGCAAATTAGGAGGCTTTAGCGGTTTTTTTCAACTTCCTCTAGGTTACACAGAACCAGTTTTAGTTTCAGGTTGTGATGGTGTCGGGACGAAGTTAAAAGTTGCTCAAGCTCTCGGTCGTCACGATACAGTGGGGATTGACCTGGTAGCAATGTGCGTGA from Oscillatoria salina IIICB1 includes:
- a CDS encoding secondary thiamine-phosphate synthase enzyme YjbQ; this translates as MNHYQEIIKVKTQGKSLQKITRQVEAVVAHSGVNSGLCTIFIRHTSASLLIQENADPDVLKDLATFFAKLVPEDPSRYIHNAEGPDDMPAHIRSALTHTSEQIPISHGRLTLGTWQGIYLWEHRQYSHQREIVVHVSGN
- a CDS encoding septal ring lytic transglycosylase RlpA family protein — its product is MNQKIWSSLTAALLTTAFGITLPGHTAPVQPGADPDLEEQSLLATKLPLEVVNSTPQSSSDVLVTEYQSRRIADENENSPTKVYTHQWQGYLAATVYVNQIPVITFIGSTPLRSEDRKLVEEVEIPQTLYSNEGNQEIASNSSAYKNVSQDDPVWRATSLAARINQLSKDNIDARTIVVSWEEQRNSFIIKVGEEELVAFDQKTMLPDTTSDRAEDARQATNRLRRLLGNAAPLREVIGLPQQQPQRKTPTRQVAINRAGSQRGMASWYGPGFHGRRSASGERFNQNAMTAAHRSLPFGTMVRVTNLNNGRTAVVRINDRGPFIRGRVIDLSAGAARAIGMLNSGVAPVQLEIIER